One Thermicanus aegyptius DSM 12793 DNA segment encodes these proteins:
- a CDS encoding ABC transporter ATP-binding protein, whose translation MLTVKQLNIEVLQGKRWHSAVEQIGFTLEQGEILGIIGESGSGKSLTAKAIANILPRQARIASGEIYFLGHNLVHTPRTTWSRLYGQELSVIFQNPMTALNPVMRIGKQLTDAYRTHHRCSEQEAKRVAMNTLSLVGIHDPDRVYRSYPHELSGGMKQRVMIAIAVINKPRLLIADEPTTALDATIRKQILDLFLKLRKEMNLSILLISHDLGTIGYLCDQVLVLYGGRLLEKGSRQNLLTHPLHPYTKALLDAVPRMHGPLQLVGIPGSVPNITEAKKGCIFAARCNYARSICAEIEPELTATTLPQGEKQAFYACHFPLKWEVRRETGPQPEERNLLVGV comes from the coding sequence ATGTTAACCGTAAAGCAACTGAATATAGAAGTGCTGCAGGGAAAACGATGGCATTCGGCGGTCGAACAGATCGGCTTCACCTTGGAACAAGGCGAAATTCTTGGAATCATCGGGGAATCGGGTTCGGGAAAAAGCTTAACGGCGAAGGCCATAGCCAACATTCTCCCCCGTCAGGCAAGAATCGCCTCCGGCGAAATCTATTTCCTTGGCCACAACCTGGTCCACACTCCCCGAACAACCTGGTCCAGGCTTTATGGCCAAGAATTGAGCGTGATCTTTCAAAATCCGATGACCGCTTTAAATCCGGTGATGCGGATCGGAAAACAGCTGACAGACGCGTACCGTACCCATCATCGTTGTTCGGAACAAGAGGCGAAACGGGTCGCGATGAATACCTTAAGCCTGGTGGGAATTCATGATCCGGATCGGGTATACCGGAGCTATCCCCACGAACTAAGCGGCGGGATGAAACAGCGGGTGATGATCGCGATTGCCGTGATCAACAAGCCCCGCCTACTGATTGCCGATGAACCAACCACCGCTCTCGACGCTACCATACGAAAACAGATTCTTGACCTCTTCCTTAAGCTAAGGAAGGAGATGAACCTCTCCATTCTATTGATCAGCCATGATCTCGGCACCATCGGATATCTCTGTGATCAGGTACTGGTTCTCTATGGAGGGCGTCTCCTAGAAAAAGGAAGTCGGCAAAATCTGTTAACCCACCCTCTGCATCCGTATACCAAGGCGCTTCTGGATGCCGTGCCACGCATGCACGGTCCCCTTCAGCTTGTAGGGATCCCTGGGTCCGTACCCAACATCACCGAAGCGAAAAAAGGGTGTATCTTTGCGGCACGGTGCAACTACGCGCGTTCCATTTGTGCCGAAATCGAACCCGAGCTTACGGCAACGACCCTTCCACAAGGCGAAAAACAAGCATTCTATGCTTGCCACTTCCCTCTGAAATGGGAAGTACGGCGCGAAACCGGCCCGCAACCGGAAGAGAGAAACCTTTTGGTGGGGGTGTAA
- a CDS encoding ABC transporter ATP-binding protein yields MNARPGRTNKEKLIEVKHLHKSFPLPGSLLFRRKKHFQVLKDLNLTIYTGETIGLVGESGSGKSTLAECIGGLQSIPANSVYYKGVPLEKLSGDAYKAYRRNVQFVFQSPYDTLNPRMTVAQIIREPMRIQKMFRTKNEEDAAINDLLHDVGLDPSFTHAFPGQLSGGQCQRVAIARALSLKPELIICDEAVSALDVSVQATILNLLQDLKQKYDVSYLFISHDLGVVRSIADRVIVVKNGEIVEEGRMEEVFHHPKESYTKELLAAIPE; encoded by the coding sequence ATGAACGCACGTCCAGGGCGAACAAATAAGGAGAAATTAATCGAAGTAAAGCACCTGCATAAAAGCTTTCCTCTTCCCGGAAGCCTGTTATTCAGGCGGAAAAAACATTTTCAGGTGTTAAAAGATTTGAACCTAACGATCTATACGGGAGAAACGATCGGTCTGGTCGGCGAAAGCGGGAGCGGAAAGTCCACCCTTGCCGAGTGCATCGGCGGATTACAGTCCATCCCGGCCAATAGCGTCTATTATAAAGGCGTCCCGTTGGAGAAGTTATCCGGAGATGCGTATAAAGCTTATCGGAGGAACGTGCAATTTGTTTTTCAAAGTCCTTATGATACCCTCAATCCGCGAATGACCGTAGCACAGATCATCAGGGAACCGATGCGCATCCAAAAGATGTTTCGGACAAAGAATGAAGAAGATGCGGCCATCAATGATCTGCTCCATGATGTGGGCCTTGATCCCAGTTTTACGCATGCTTTCCCGGGGCAATTGAGCGGTGGACAGTGCCAAAGAGTCGCCATCGCCCGGGCTCTTTCGTTAAAACCTGAACTGATCATTTGTGATGAGGCCGTATCGGCCCTGGATGTATCGGTCCAAGCCACCATATTGAATCTGCTTCAGGACCTGAAGCAGAAATACGATGTTTCTTACCTGTTTATTTCTCATGATCTGGGAGTAGTGCGCAGCATAGCAGACCGGGTCATCGTAGTAAAAAATGGGGAGATCGTGGAAGAAGGAAGGATGGAAGAGGTATTTCATCATCCAAAAGAATCTTATACGAAGGAATTGCTTGCAGCAATACCCGAATAG
- a CDS encoding MBL fold metallo-hydrolase, producing MNRTLKWTILGFWGAYPEADSATSTYLLEAEGYRLLVDCGSGAVSRLQRHRSIQDLDALILSHYHHDHIADVGVLQYAMLIQNQLGNRKKPLPIYGHRHDIRHFNALTFAEYTTGVSITEDQTIRIGPFEVSFCPTTHPVYCLAMRFNHNGKSLVYTADTEWSEPLVEFARDADLLVCEANLYNHQWGKVGGHLTAGQAGELAAKARVKSLLLTHFPHYGDLETLATQAKETYGGPVALARQDMVLSL from the coding sequence GTGAATCGAACATTGAAATGGACCATCCTCGGATTCTGGGGAGCCTACCCGGAAGCCGACTCAGCTACATCCACTTACTTATTGGAAGCGGAAGGTTACCGCTTGCTTGTCGATTGCGGCAGCGGGGCGGTGAGCCGGCTGCAGCGACATCGCTCGATCCAAGATTTGGATGCCTTGATCCTGTCTCATTATCATCACGACCATATCGCCGATGTGGGAGTACTGCAGTACGCCATGCTTATCCAAAACCAGTTAGGAAATCGTAAAAAGCCGCTCCCGATTTACGGACACCGGCACGACATCCGGCACTTTAACGCCTTAACCTTTGCAGAGTACACCACGGGCGTAAGTATTACGGAAGATCAGACGATCAGGATCGGCCCATTTGAAGTCAGCTTTTGCCCGACCACTCACCCCGTCTACTGCCTGGCGATGAGATTCAACCATAACGGCAAAAGCCTGGTCTATACCGCCGATACCGAATGGAGCGAACCGTTGGTGGAATTCGCAAGGGATGCCGACCTCCTTGTTTGCGAAGCCAATCTCTATAATCACCAATGGGGTAAGGTAGGCGGCCACCTGACCGCCGGTCAAGCAGGTGAATTGGCTGCCAAAGCCAGGGTCAAATCCCTCCTGCTTACCCATTTCCCCCACTACGGAGATCTGGAAACCCTGGCCACCCAGGCGAAAGAAACGTATGGCGGGCCGGTTGCTTTGGCCAGGCAAGACATGGTCCTCTCCCTCTAA
- a CDS encoding nitrite reductase: protein MGFVKFAVTPGFEVGGTLFKPEHLAVLGTTVGENAKIELTPFKQLYVEVDEVRVEEIKEKLKNAGLQIHPAGFVTKSLISCNFCRGAEEAGLDVARALDEAISGHEVPSPLKIGFAGCALGTSEPLLKDIGIVKMRDTYDIYVGGDGKSLKPTLGVLFLSGLTEQQLIPVVRKLIELFQQNGKKKEKFSKFVERMTLEKLREAVN, encoded by the coding sequence ATGGGCTTTGTGAAGTTCGCAGTTACTCCCGGATTTGAAGTGGGTGGAACCTTATTTAAACCGGAACACTTAGCTGTTCTAGGAACCACGGTGGGGGAAAATGCCAAAATCGAATTAACCCCATTCAAGCAGCTATATGTTGAGGTGGATGAAGTAAGAGTGGAGGAAATCAAGGAAAAGCTAAAGAATGCGGGTTTGCAAATTCACCCCGCAGGTTTTGTAACAAAGAGCCTTATTTCTTGTAATTTCTGCCGTGGTGCAGAAGAAGCCGGTTTGGATGTAGCGCGAGCGCTGGATGAAGCGATTTCCGGACATGAAGTGCCAAGTCCTCTGAAAATCGGGTTTGCCGGCTGCGCACTCGGCACGAGCGAGCCTTTGTTAAAAGATATTGGGATCGTCAAGATGAGAGACACTTATGATATTTATGTAGGTGGTGACGGCAAATCGTTGAAACCGACGCTGGGAGTATTATTCCTTTCGGGGTTAACGGAGCAACAGTTGATTCCTGTCGTGCGCAAACTCATCGAGTTGTTTCAGCAAAACGGGAAAAAGAAAGAAAAATTCTCCAAATTTGTTGAGCGCATGACCCTGGAGAAATTAAGGGAGGCTGTGAATTAA
- a CDS encoding response regulator transcription factor produces the protein MRLLIVEDEEDLANAIKKGLQKEGFAVDVAFDGLEGDRLTEIYSYDLVLLDLNLPEINGLKLLQHIRKRSSQTRVLILTARTEIEDRIHGLNMGADDYLGKPFHFGELKARIRALLRRDISIGTPVLSYGPVELNTVTMTVTCGGHLLSLTRKELAILHYFLSHPDRVISSEELLEHVWDQNADLFSNAVRVHITSLRNKVKPFLPEVNLLETVPGIGYRLNRQLKEYAAP, from the coding sequence ATGAGATTATTAATTGTGGAAGACGAAGAGGATCTGGCAAACGCCATAAAAAAAGGCCTGCAAAAAGAAGGGTTCGCCGTGGATGTTGCATTTGACGGCCTGGAAGGGGACCGGCTTACCGAGATTTATTCCTACGATCTCGTGCTGCTGGATTTAAACCTGCCGGAAATAAACGGTCTTAAGCTGTTGCAACACATTCGCAAACGTTCCTCGCAAACCAGGGTGTTGATTCTCACCGCCCGTACGGAGATTGAGGATCGGATTCATGGGTTGAATATGGGAGCGGACGACTATTTGGGCAAGCCGTTTCATTTTGGAGAACTGAAGGCAAGAATCCGTGCTTTGTTACGGCGCGACATTTCCATCGGCACCCCCGTTTTAAGCTACGGTCCGGTTGAATTGAATACCGTCACCATGACCGTTACATGCGGTGGTCATCTCCTGTCGTTGACCCGAAAAGAGCTGGCGATCCTCCATTATTTTTTGTCCCATCCCGATCGCGTCATTAGCTCCGAGGAATTATTGGAGCATGTGTGGGATCAAAACGCCGATCTCTTTTCAAACGCCGTAAGGGTTCATATCACTTCGCTGCGAAACAAGGTGAAACCGTTTCTGCCGGAAGTCAATCTTTTGGAAACCGTTCCGGGAATCGGATATCGGCTGAACCGGCAATTGAAGGAGTATGCGGCGCCATGA
- a CDS encoding sensor histidine kinase, whose protein sequence is MRNQFQLTLKKRMVLWNALLLILAGLFLVIAMNVFIHMMLPKVYVTATESQVESDPDPHFPTIEKVDIGNSTGIQQEVLASDIGYSSSILTFKKRIQMFSIVCLLAVMALGSAGAYYISKKSLFPVRQLADRIKKINANQLSVQLPVAGPDDELKDLSEAFNTMLQTLDRSFQQQKHFISNAAHEFRTPITVLQTNLEVVKHDSAATAEDYHRLMDVFDKTLSRMIRMINDLLVLAKDDLIKKEPIEIVAIMDKTIADLKNLADKHGVSVEVSNECRSVLLGNEVLLQRALSNLVENAILYNRPNGNVIISCQLQEDELWISISNTGAGIEPEHMPYIFEPFYRTDRSRTKNKMGAGLGLSIASSVVHKHGGRIDVHQKQGVTCFTVRFPLSEMLSDQSLPVSGST, encoded by the coding sequence ATGAGGAACCAATTTCAACTCACTTTGAAGAAACGGATGGTTCTCTGGAACGCCCTTTTATTGATCCTGGCAGGTTTATTCCTGGTCATTGCCATGAATGTGTTCATCCATATGATGCTGCCCAAAGTATATGTGACGGCCACGGAATCACAAGTGGAATCGGATCCGGACCCGCATTTTCCCACCATTGAAAAGGTGGACATCGGAAACAGTACAGGTATTCAGCAGGAAGTGCTAGCGTCGGATATTGGCTATTCCTCTTCGATTCTCACGTTTAAAAAACGCATCCAGATGTTTTCCATCGTTTGTTTGCTCGCGGTGATGGCGCTGGGCAGTGCAGGAGCTTATTATATCTCCAAAAAGTCGCTCTTTCCCGTGCGCCAATTGGCCGACCGCATCAAAAAAATAAACGCCAATCAGTTGTCGGTTCAACTTCCTGTGGCTGGACCGGACGATGAATTGAAGGATTTGTCGGAAGCGTTCAATACGATGCTGCAAACGTTGGACCGTTCGTTTCAGCAGCAAAAGCATTTCATTTCCAATGCCGCCCATGAGTTTCGTACGCCCATAACCGTTTTGCAAACCAATCTGGAAGTGGTCAAACACGACAGCGCGGCCACAGCAGAGGATTATCATCGGCTGATGGACGTATTCGACAAGACGTTAAGCCGAATGATCCGAATGATCAACGATTTGCTCGTCCTTGCGAAAGACGACCTAATCAAAAAAGAACCCATAGAAATCGTCGCGATCATGGATAAAACGATTGCCGATCTCAAGAATTTGGCCGACAAACACGGCGTTTCCGTCGAAGTTTCGAATGAATGCCGCTCCGTTCTGCTCGGCAACGAAGTTTTATTGCAGCGCGCCCTGAGCAATTTGGTTGAAAATGCCATTCTGTACAATCGCCCGAACGGCAACGTGATCATTTCTTGTCAGCTGCAGGAAGATGAACTATGGATATCGATCTCAAATACGGGGGCCGGGATTGAACCAGAGCACATGCCGTATATCTTCGAGCCCTTTTATAGAACCGACCGGAGCCGAACAAAGAACAAAATGGGCGCAGGGCTTGGATTGTCGATTGCCTCCTCGGTTGTTCACAAGCATGGCGGGAGGATCGATGTTCATCAAAAACAAGGAGTAACTTGTTTTACGGTCCGTTTTCCCCTATCTGAGATGCTTTCAGATCAATCTCTCCCCGTTTCAGGTTCAACTTGA
- a CDS encoding TlpA family protein disulfide reductase, translated as MKKQWMILVVIVFLVVLAMYQSTSKNLEALPKIGYQAPPFELKALDGKTYSLEGLKGKPVVINFWASWCGPCRIEAPEFVRLYEKYRDQIEIYAVNLTSSDSVEGAKEFAETFGFLFPVLLDEKGKVSDIYQVRSIPTSFFVKGDGMIVDKVIGVVDPKTMEDKFRQLIP; from the coding sequence TTGAAAAAGCAATGGATGATTTTAGTGGTCATTGTCTTTTTGGTTGTTCTGGCCATGTATCAGTCGACTTCAAAAAATCTCGAAGCGTTGCCGAAGATCGGCTATCAGGCTCCGCCGTTTGAACTGAAGGCTTTGGACGGAAAAACGTATTCGCTTGAAGGCTTGAAGGGTAAACCGGTCGTCATCAATTTTTGGGCTTCCTGGTGCGGACCGTGCAGAATTGAGGCGCCCGAGTTCGTTCGGCTTTATGAGAAATATCGCGATCAAATTGAAATCTATGCGGTAAACTTGACGTCTAGCGACAGTGTGGAGGGAGCGAAAGAATTCGCAGAAACGTTCGGGTTCCTCTTTCCTGTGTTACTAGATGAAAAAGGGAAGGTTTCGGACATTTATCAAGTAAGATCGATACCCACATCGTTTTTTGTGAAGGGTGACGGAATGATTGTAGATAAAGTGATCGGTGTGGTGGATCCGAAAACGATGGAAGATAAGTTTAGGCAGCTTATTCCTTAG
- a CDS encoding sulfite exporter TauE/SafE family protein: protein MYEFFTKISNFLSGPFANAAHTDIAFLAALFLGIVGSVAPCQISANAAAIAYFGNRQVQAKLSWLETVMYLLGKMAVFSLFGALFWAFGRQISTDFIPLFSWSRKLLGPLLVVIGLFLLGWIRLPFQFVARFSSAIQRWSERKGGKSGAFFLGVAFSIGFCPTMFVLFFGSLMPLALQSSYGVLLPSVFAVGTAMPLLFIAGLTVGFGLDRVLVKRMKRWGGWIQKASGVFFILLGSSDTLTYWTLF, encoded by the coding sequence ATGTACGAATTTTTCACCAAAATCAGCAATTTTTTGAGTGGCCCGTTTGCAAATGCAGCTCATACGGATATTGCTTTTTTGGCTGCCTTGTTTTTGGGGATCGTGGGATCGGTCGCTCCCTGTCAGATTTCAGCCAACGCGGCGGCGATCGCATACTTTGGGAATCGACAGGTGCAGGCGAAGTTGTCTTGGCTGGAGACCGTGATGTATCTCCTGGGGAAAATGGCGGTTTTCAGTTTATTTGGAGCGCTGTTTTGGGCGTTTGGACGGCAGATTTCTACCGATTTTATTCCGTTGTTTTCGTGGTCGAGGAAACTCCTCGGTCCGCTGCTTGTCGTGATCGGCCTATTTCTGCTCGGTTGGATCCGATTACCGTTTCAATTTGTCGCGCGTTTTTCTTCTGCGATCCAAAGATGGTCGGAACGGAAAGGGGGCAAAAGCGGGGCCTTTTTCCTGGGTGTTGCGTTTTCAATCGGATTCTGTCCGACCATGTTTGTCTTATTTTTCGGTTCCCTTATGCCTCTCGCTCTCCAATCTTCCTACGGTGTTCTGTTGCCGTCGGTATTTGCGGTGGGGACGGCGATGCCTTTGTTGTTTATTGCCGGCCTGACCGTAGGTTTCGGATTGGACCGAGTACTCGTAAAGCGAATGAAACGTTGGGGCGGTTGGATTCAAAAAGCATCGGGTGTCTTCTTTATTCTCCTTGGAAGCAGCGATACGTTAACCTATTGGACTCTATTCTGA
- a CDS encoding M56 family metallopeptidase, protein MKPALKLNLSFGFVILFSLLVLFQMGLFVAHQVWGVPIKWDLFQYCLTIIQEASVGYNFIQVLLNLLIAYSSVRIFWRLIKQWYLTRKWTHWFREKTDPRLTKRLNDRYRNGRIRFVVVEDDGFIALTMGLLKPRIIVSTGLFRLFSKREAEAILLHEMYHCRHYDPLKAFLFAVISDGFGYIPIIKAAALHYKTWKELLADRYAMRQMGTEYYLGQVLLRMANWGNRHKVIVGVSFADAAMNFRILQVLEPNKPISISFFRWNTVILSVWILFAMLSMGMGGCSS, encoded by the coding sequence ATGAAACCCGCTTTGAAACTCAACTTATCCTTTGGTTTCGTCATACTTTTCAGTTTATTGGTATTGTTTCAGATGGGCTTATTTGTAGCTCATCAAGTATGGGGCGTACCGATCAAATGGGATTTGTTTCAATATTGTCTCACCATTATTCAAGAGGCAAGCGTAGGGTACAATTTCATCCAGGTATTGTTAAATCTTTTGATCGCATACTCCTCCGTTCGGATCTTTTGGCGCCTCATCAAGCAATGGTACTTGACCCGTAAATGGACTCATTGGTTCCGGGAAAAAACGGACCCCAGGCTAACCAAACGGCTGAATGACAGGTACCGGAATGGGAGGATACGGTTTGTGGTGGTTGAAGACGATGGGTTTATCGCTTTAACCATGGGGCTGTTAAAGCCTCGAATCATCGTTTCGACCGGACTTTTCCGACTGTTTTCCAAACGGGAGGCGGAAGCGATTCTCCTGCATGAAATGTATCATTGCCGCCATTACGATCCGCTTAAGGCTTTTTTATTCGCCGTCATTTCAGACGGCTTCGGGTATATTCCCATTATAAAAGCCGCGGCGCTGCATTATAAAACATGGAAAGAGCTTTTGGCCGACCGCTATGCCATGCGTCAGATGGGAACCGAATATTACCTGGGGCAAGTGCTGCTGCGTATGGCGAATTGGGGAAATCGTCACAAAGTGATTGTGGGCGTTTCTTTTGCCGACGCGGCGATGAACTTTCGCATCTTGCAGGTTCTTGAACCCAACAAGCCAATTTCCATTTCTTTTTTTCGCTGGAATACGGTGATCCTGTCCGTGTGGATCTTATTCGCCATGTTAAGCATGGGGATGGGTGGGTGTTCTTCATAA
- a CDS encoding BlaI/MecI/CopY family transcriptional regulator, which produces MKVKRLNMNEEGLNRFFGPLEARIMDILWSAKGLSIKEVQEILNKEAPISFNAVMTVMNRLLEKGHLQKKIVGRGRARSSYYEPVQTKEQFLNEQTKAVTYGLIHEYGDLVINHMIDALDEADPDLIAKLQEKLNRMKSRKQP; this is translated from the coding sequence ATGAAAGTGAAGAGATTGAATATGAACGAAGAAGGACTCAATCGGTTTTTCGGTCCCCTCGAAGCCCGAATAATGGATATTCTCTGGTCCGCAAAAGGGTTGAGTATCAAGGAAGTTCAGGAAATTTTGAATAAGGAAGCCCCGATTTCGTTTAACGCGGTGATGACGGTGATGAATCGATTGCTGGAAAAAGGACATCTGCAAAAGAAAATCGTAGGAAGGGGAAGAGCACGCTCTTCTTATTACGAACCGGTGCAGACCAAAGAACAGTTTTTAAACGAACAGACCAAAGCGGTGACCTACGGGCTTATCCATGAATACGGCGATCTCGTTATTAATCATATGATCGACGCGCTGGATGAGGCTGATCCTGATTTGATCGCCAAACTTCAGGAAAAATTAAATCGGATGAAAAGCAGGAAACAGCCATGA